The Porites lutea chromosome 9, jaPorLute2.1, whole genome shotgun sequence sequence agccaaaagaacgcctgcgtgggaggctagtgtGGACTGGgtcttattttcctttgtttgtgtAATAATGAGTTTCAAACTAAAGGAAAGTaaaacttgaaccaaaagtaaAACCGAACCTGCACAACATCTACCCAGAGACATCTGACATCTCTGACCTCTAGCTATAGCTATATAAAGTGCTGTACTTACACTTTCCGCTGGCAAGTCGGGTAAGGGTGGTACTGGTGAGTTTCCTTAACAGGagggcagaaagaagaggacggcaaaacgcttgagtgtgacaaacgtgactgggctattacttgcgtgttttgtcgggAATTCTCTTAACACTGATATTTTGTGCTCTTCTACAAAAAGGTCTGTTTTTGGGaatgtgaagtttggcggaaggttttttcaagcaaaattatcgtcacacaaggtttgccgtcatctttcctctcccgtcctgttgcgtaagttcactactattttaatttaatttcattaaCTATTTTAAATGGAACCTTTCCTGGACAAACGTGTGACAGTGTATGTACCCTTTATATGCCAGATCCATATATTTTGACTTCTCAAGTCTAAATTGAGCGAAATGTCGCACCCGCCAACCAAGGACTTTGGCAGCAACTCACAAGAAGAAGATATCTCAGATGGTGCAAATGGGGAAACTAAGGAGGAACACAGCAATACCAGTAGAGACCCGCCCCAGCTTAGTGTTAAACTTCCGCGCATGAATGATATCCATTCACCAACAAAGGATCGGAATCATGCACGCCTTCCTGTCGACATTTTGTTACTGACTGTAAAGGACTGTGAGTTCTTAGCTTGTTATATGCACCTGAACAATCCATTCAGATGTTGGTTCAATGGTCTCGGTTTTGTTTACCTCGAGGACGAAAATGAAGGCCAAGATGAGAAAGTAAAAGTTGCTTTATTGAGATGCCATGAAGGTTCTAGTGGTCCTGGCGGCTCCATAGTAACTACAAAAAATGCTGTCTCAGTGCTTATGCCCAAGGCAGTTATTTTAGTGGGAACGTGCGGTAGCCTCCGTCCTGAGGAAACCAAATTGGGTGATGTTGTGATTTCTGCAAAGTTGACAACATATGGATTGAAGGTTGTGACAAATGATAGAGAGCTGCACAATAATATAAGAACGTTTGCTAGCAAACGATTTCTTGACCTCATTAAGGATTCAGCTCTTGGCTGGGAGGCTCCTTTGGAGAACTCGGAAGATCGACAAGTCAAGATTCACAGCAGGGGTGAGCTGTTGAGCATTCCAGAAATAATCAATACAGAATCGCGGCATAAGCAGCTGGCTGAAACCTTTCCTTTGGCAGTGGCCGTTGACACCGAAGCCGAAGGTAATGAAATCCCGGGCGGGGcggagggggcgggggaggggggcgcTGGGGTGttatagcgaaaaaaaaataatcggTCGCCCATAGCAACGCGTCCTTTTTAATTCCCTTAGGGGCAGGTTTAAAACCGAGCACGAGATTTAACGAGCGCGCAATCAAACTCTGATTGAAATGGCAACACGATTGTCGCTTCGAAAACACTCAGACAGAGGCTCACCTTTTCGATAATCGGTTCAACCTTctaggtttttaaaaatttacaagtATTGAGAACGCACCTTTCAATTTGATATCCTGCCATTCATTTCATTTCTCAGCTATACTTtgaggttttttaaaaatttacaggTTGTCAGAACGCACCCTTTAATTTGTTATCCTGCCATTCATTTCATTTCCCGGCTATACCGTGGCTCAATGGCCCCATTTATGAGTGGTGCCGCTGTTTCTGTTGCAGGACTTTACACAGCTGCATTTGACCTCCAAGTTGAGTGGCTTGTTGTAAAGGGAATTTCTAGTTATGCAGATGGCAGAGAGAACACAAATGAAAAATGGAGCGAATTTGCAAGTGCTAATGCTGCTTCTTTAGTTGCCAAGATTTTAAATGATGATGTTGTCTTCAAAAGATGGCCTCATTATCAAGGAAACGATGATAATGTTATCAAAGGTAGGTTCGTTTAGTATACACTAGATATGATATAGTGTCCGCGTTTATATTGTGCTATTGATACTGACGTAACGATATCTTGAAAAACCCAAGGAAATGCTGAGGGTAAtttttcctccataaaaaaaaaacaacttaaaatgGAGAAGCAAGGAAGAAATGAGATAATGCTGAAGTCTTAAAATAATCACTTAGTAAATCTTTGCGTACCCGTGGGTAAAAGTTTTCAGCACACAGGTTTGTTTGTATTAATGCATGCCAGAGCGGGGTACACATTAGCCTACCTATCAGGTCTTTCTTGGCGTTTTCGGGGAGAGGAGAtcttagatgggggaggggagaaagAGGAAAGAAGTTTCTATCCCTTTGCTTTACCTTCTTTTCgcttttctcttttcctttcctCCAGAAACGCCTCATATTCAGGCTGGGTACATATTATCATCATCCTAATATTGACTAGGGTTAGTCAGTTCGCGTCGAAGTAAAATAAGTAAATGTACCGTTGCCTGTGAATTCAACCTCCCCGCCActtaaaccccatttacacacgctaaaaaaatcggcacggcacTCCCAATTTTCGACGTGTAAACCTATCGATCCCAATGTAGTGTGGCACCAGTGCTCAAAATTTTAGGGGTCGGGTAAACGCTGcacggtgccaaaaatttggcgtgccgtgCCAATTTTTTTAGCGCGTGAAAATGGGGTTTCAGACTTCGAATTGAAATAAAACGGTTACTGAATAAATCGCTTCATAAGCACGTGATTTTCATTTGGACTGTCCCATATTTGAGTTACttccaaattaaattaaatttctaTCCTTATATAATTATAGGTGGTctttatatttgtttttaacttttttaattttaaagacCATCAAAATAATAGTAAAGTTTCATCGTTTCTTTGCGTTCGCCTCGGTTTTCAAAAAGTGCAAATCAAATTTGACtgttattctttattatttacGTCTAAAGGTGTGCGACCATCGACCTTGACAACTTCCCTCCCTAAAATGGTTCCTAATTTTACCGGGCGTCAAAGCGAATGTGAGGAGATTATGGGTTACTTGGCGTCTGAATCTAACCAGCTCGTGTCGATCTGGGGTTCACCTGGATTTGGAAAAACATCTGTTGCAATTGCGGTGGGTCACGATCTCCGAAACAAGGGAATGCCGGTCTGTTGGTTGTCCTTACGTGGTCTGAGGTCAAAAGCAGCTCTAACTTCAAAGATTCTTAGCTGTATCAGGCGATCTGTCATAAATGAACAGCCCTCGTTTTTGCGTCTTTCTCTTGATGATCAGCTTTGTCAGCTATTAAGCGAAATTTCGGAACGATCTTTTTTCATTCTCGATAATGCTGACGGTTTGTTTGAAAGTGGTGACCCAGAAGTAAAGGAAGATGTTTTACAACTCATTGAAGAAATTCTCAGGCGCAATGAAAAGTTGACAATCGTAGTAACAACTAGGGAGTATCTGGAGTTTATGAACGTACATTTTCAAGGCCACAAGAGTGTAAGAATAAGAACACTGGAAGAAGCCCATGCTCAGACCTTAGTTCAGGAATTACTTTCAAACGTCAGTTCTTTGGAGTGTCGGCGAATCACGCAAATCTGTGGCTTTGTACCCTTAGCAATTAAATTATTGTGCTGCTCGATTTCTGAATATAAAGCTCAACCGAGCCAATTTCTTGATGAATTCATGCAGCACTCCGCTTCAGCGAGTATCATCGAGATGTTAGACAACGCAGATTCTCCTCCCAATCACAGATTGCAATTTCTTGTTTCCTCATCTTTCCAAAGACTGAATGCACAGGAACGAGAAGCACTAGTCTCGTTGAGTATTCTTCCTGATAATTTCGGTAGTGAGGTTGCCGCTGCTGTTTTGGCTAAAAACACTTTTCAGACTAACAAGATGTTACAAAACTTTCGGAGAAAGTCACTTCTTGATTCAGGTTTGCAAGATGAGTTCTTCACGATGCACAAGCTTATTCAAACCTTTGCAAGAGAAAAGGgactaaatgaaatgaaagacaCGGTCCTTAAATCAAAGAATCATTTGAATTCGTTTTACTTGTCACTGTTTCAGAAGCTGAATAGGAAATATCTCACTGGTCATTCAATGGAGGCCTTTCTGGCATTCTATAAAGATGAGCAAAGCATTGTTCAAAGCCTACTGGAGTCACTTTCTGATCCCATTACAGCACGCGCAGTTTTTGAGGTGTTAGCAAAGGGAGAGTTATTTCTTGATAACCTTTATTTCTTAGAGGGATCAACCTTTAACAAAATTTACGATTCAGCAATAGAGGCTGCGAAGAGGTTGGAGGCAAACGAGTCTTACAGTCAGCTACTGGTTTCAAAGGCATTTGGAGAAGCATGTTGGGGACCGGAGGGAAGTACGACGCAGTTGCTTTGTAGAGCGAAGGAAACTGCGGAATCCTCGGCCCTGCCATTAGTTTCCAAGTCAAAACTACAAGGAAAACGTCTATGTTATTTAGGCATCAACTACCTTGCTAGCTCTAAAACTGAAGAGGGAGTTCAGTATTTGCGAGAGGCTCTTCAGTTGATGCATGGAAGCCCAGATTTGGCAGTACTTAGGCTTGTTGCTCTCCAAATTCTCAGTCATTTTTCCCAAATTCAAAACCATATGCTCGACTTGAATCAGTTACTGTACAGTGCAAAAAAGGAATGCAAGGCAGTAGGAGACACAGATCTACTTTTGATATCCTCATGGAAAAGCAAAGAGACAAAAACTGAAGTAGAAGAAAACCAGACAGACTCTAGCATTCTTTCTAACCATCCTGTAAGATGGCAAGTACTTGACCTTGTAAGCAAGGCAACGAAGAACTTCGTGGATACTGATACTAAGCAACTTCTTCGAAATATTTCGCATAAAATACTGAAAGAGATCGAAATAGAACACCACGTTTCAAGCGGTCTCTTTCGTTTTCATCGAAATGTTATAACCTTATTTAAGACAAGTGGAGACACTAAAATGCTCCTCGAAACAAGAATCAGATACCATCATACAGCTCTCAGTCGATGCAACGAAAATTCCTCCGCTTACCACTTGCACAGTGAAGCTCTTGCAGCGTGTTACATGGATCTTGGAAACTTTCTCTCCGggaaaaataaatattctgaAGCCTTTAAAGCCCAACAGCAAGCACTGGGCTTGTTAATCCCTCTTGAGGAAGAAGAACACGCAAACACCACTGATAGTTTTCATGGGCTTGGcgtcactcaccattcacttggagaccTCAAAGCAGCAATAGATTATCTacagcacgcacttgagatccgtcttaaactgttcggagaagaacacgcaagcaccgctgatagttatcatacTGTTGGCGTCACTCAatattcacttggagacttcaaagcagcactagattctctacagcacgcacttgagatccgtcttaaactgttcggagaagaacatggaagcaccgctgatagttatcatgggcttggcgtcactcaccattcacttggagacttcaaagcagcactagattctaagaagcacgcccttgagatccgtcttaaactgttcggagaagaacacgcaagcaccgctgatagttatcatgggcttggcgtcactcatcattcacttggagacttcaaagcagcactagattctaagaagcacgcccttgagatccgtcttaaacttttcggagaagaacacgcaagcaccgcagatagttatcatgggcttggtGTCACGcagcattcacttggagactttaaagcagcactagattgtAAGAAGCACGCCCTTGAGATCCGTcgtaaactgttcggagaagaacacgcaagcaccgctgatagttatcatacTGTTGGCGTCACTCActattcacttggagacttcaaagcagcactagattctctacagcacgcacttgagatccatcttaaactgttcggagaagaccACGGAAGCACCGCTGATAATTATCATAATCTTGGcgtcactcaccattcacttggagatttcaaagcagcactagattctaagaaGCACGCACtagagatccgtcttaaactttTCGGAGAAGAAgacgcaagcaccgctgatagttatcataatcttggcgtcactcaccatttacttggagacttcaaagcagcactagattgtaagaagcacgcacttgagatccgtcatagactgttcggagaagaacacgcaagcactgCGGATAGATATCATGGGCTTGGcgtcactcaccattcacttggagacttcaaagcagcacaaGATTATGaccagcacgcacttgagatccgtcttaaactgtctGGAGAAGAACGCGCAAGCACCCCCCGATAGTTATGAAGGGCTTGGTGTCACTTAACAATCTCTTGTAGACTTTACCGCAGCACTGGATTCTTTGCGCACGCACTTGAAATCCGCCTTAATCTTTTTGGAgtagaacacgcaagcaccgctgatagcTGCTGATAGTCATGGTGCCCTTTACTTTACTCAACTTAAGTGTGAGCAAAGCATGCACCTCACGTCCAAATTGAACTGGGAGTAAAGCAGGCAGGTCCTGATTAAACAGAGACTTATGGGTTTGTTATTTTACATTACACGGCTCCTCTAGCTTGGCGACCTAGCAAGATTTACTGAAACTGAGAATTGCTAACAGTCAATACTGTTGATACTGGCTGTCATTGTGTTCGGTCTTCGG is a genomic window containing:
- the LOC140949126 gene encoding uncharacterized protein — translated: MSHPPTKDFGSNSQEEDISDGANGETKEEHSNTSRDPPQLSVKLPRMNDIHSPTKDRNHARLPVDILLLTVKDCEFLACYMHLNNPFRCWFNGLGFVYLEDENEGQDEKVKVALLRCHEGSSGPGGSIVTTKNAVSVLMPKAVILVGTCGSLRPEETKLGDVVISAKLTTYGLKVVTNDRELHNNIRTFASKRFLDLIKDSALGWEAPLENSEDRQVKIHSRGELLSIPEIINTESRHKQLAETFPLAVAVDTEAEGLYTAAFDLQVEWLVVKGISSYADGRENTNEKWSEFASANAASLVAKILNDDVVFKRWPHYQGNDDNVIKGVRPSTLTTSLPKMVPNFTGRQSECEEIMGYLASESNQLVSIWGSPGFGKTSVAIAVGHDLRNKGMPVCWLSLRGLRSKAALTSKILSCIRRSVINEQPSFLRLSLDDQLCQLLSEISERSFFILDNADGLFESGDPEVKEDVLQLIEEILRRNEKLTIVVTTREYLEFMNVHFQGHKSVRIRTLEEAHAQTLVQELLSNVSSLECRRITQICGFVPLAIKLLCCSISEYKAQPSQFLDEFMQHSASASIIEMLDNADSPPNHRLQFLVSSSFQRLNAQEREALVSLSILPDNFGSEVAAAVLAKNTFQTNKMLQNFRRKSLLDSGLQDEFFTMHKLIQTFAREKGLNEMKDTVLKSKNHLNSFYLSLFQKLNRKYLTGHSMEAFLAFYKDEQSIVQSLLESLSDPITARAVFEVLAKGELFLDNLYFLEGSTFNKIYDSAIEAAKRLEANESYSQLLVSKAFGEACWGPEGSTTQLLCRAKETAESSALPLVSKSKLQGKRLCYLGINYLASSKTEEGVQYLREALQLMHGSPDLAVLRLVALQILSHFSQIQNHMLDLNQLLYSAKKECKAVGDTDLLLISSWKSKETKTEVEENQTDSSILSNHPVRWQVLDLVSKATKNFVDTDTKQLLRNISHKILKEIEIEHHVSSGLFRFHRNVITLFKTSGDTKMLLETRIRYHHTALSRCNENSSAYHLHSEALAACYMDLGNFLSGKNKYSEAFKAQQQALGLLIPLEEEEHANTTDSFHGLGVTHHSLGDLKAAIDYLQHALEILLTVQGS